The following are from one region of the Nicotiana tomentosiformis chromosome 7, ASM39032v3, whole genome shotgun sequence genome:
- the LOC104112679 gene encoding auxin response factor 19-like: protein MKAPSNGYIANSGEGDRKVMNSELWHACAGPLVSLPPIGSLVVYFPQGHSEQVAASMQKETDGIPSYPNLPSKLICMLHNVTLHADPETDEVYAQMTLQPVNKYDQEALLLSDMGLKQNRQPAEFFCKTLTASDTSTHGGFSVPRRAAEKIFPPLDFSMQPPAQELMARDLHDQAWTFRHIYRGQPKRHLLTTGWSVFISSKRLCAGDSVLFIRDEKSQLLLGIKRANRQQPALSSSVISSDSMHIGILAAAAHAAANNSPFTIFYNPRASPSEFVIPLAKYNKAMYAQVSLGMRFRMMFETEESGVRRYMGTVTAVSDLDPIRWKNSQWRNLQVGWDESTAGERPSRVSIWDIEPVVTPFYICPPPFFRPKFPKQPSFPGDESDIENALKRGMPWISDEFGLKDAPSSIFPGLSLVQWMSMQQNNHNPVAQSGLPNVLHSNIGTDDHSKLLSFQSPTPGLQFNKPNQLNQQLGQIQQPPLAWPQQQQQSLQSPASAQQHTLHQQQQQHSLQQQPQPQPQPQLLQQAQQQLHQQQRGPQQQQLTVNSPPVNHCVSPNQLPNQSFPQASIYAQLQQQQLLSVSNQSQLNVPNNRNPFPSTSLAQDFPFQQQATQQSNLLQKSQQQQQTILQQAPLQLLQQSLMQRPQVQTSSQQSLTEQQLQLQLLNKLQQQQQQQQQQAQQLSHVNSTLEPRMPQQQQNRQPQDLQFGHQQLSSNIMTTATHLQSPQHAFNQLQGQNKSPITIKAFSGATDGDAPSCSTSPSTNNFQVSPPNFLTRNQGQAILVDESVVDPSQEQNKSEFRMKHELPFSKSSEQSKNKGNGTENLEAASSTTSYGLDSSGFNFSLPALCAEGDVQSHSRNSLPSAANIDGLTPDALLSRDYDSRKDMQNLFSAFGNTPRDIETELSAAGISSQQFGVPNMSYKPRCSNDLAVNDNGVLNNNSWTNQTQRMRTYTKVQKRGSVGRTIDVTRYKGYEELRHDLARMFGIEGQLEDPQRTEWKLVYVDNENDILLVGDDPWEEFVSCVQSVKILSSAEVQQMSLDGDLGNVPVPNQASSGTDSGNAWRGHYDDNSAASFNR, encoded by the exons ATGAAGGCACCATCAAACGGATATATTGCAAATTCAGGAGAAG GAGATAGAAAGGTCATGAATTCAGAGTTATGGCACGCTTGTGCTGGCCCTTTGGTTTCTTTGCCTCCTATTGGAAGCCTTGTGGTATATTTTCCTCAAGGTCACAGTGAGCAA GTGGCGGCATCAATGCAAAAGGAGACAGATGGAATACCAAGTTATCCTAATCTTCCTTCCAAGTTGATCTGCATGTTACACAATGTCACTTTACAT gctgaccctgaaactgatgAGGTTTATGCTCAGATGACACTTCAACCTGTAAACAAA TATGACCAGGAGGCTTTACTTTTATCGGATATGGGCCTTAAGCAGAACAGGCAGCCTGCCGAGTTCTTCTGTAAAACTCTCACAGCTAGTGATACTAGTACCCATGGTGGATTTTCTGTTCCTCGTCGAGCAGCCGAGAAGATATTTCCTCCCCTG GATTTTTCAATGCAACCTCCTGCTCAGGAACTAATGGCTAGAGATTTGCATGACCAAGCTTGGACATTTAGGCATATCTATCGAG GTCAACCAAAAAGACACCTTTTGACTACTGGTTGGAGTGTCTTTATCTCCTCTAAAAGGCTATGTGCAGGCGATTCTGTCCTTTTCATAAG AGATGAAAAGTCACAGCTTCTCTTGGGTATAAAACGAGCAAATAGACAGCAGCCCGCCCTCTCCTCATCTGTTATATCTAGTGACAGCATGCACATTGGGATCCTTGCTGCTGCAGCTCATGCTGCTGCAAACAACAGCCCATTTACTATCTTTTACAATCCGAG GGCTAGTCCTTCTGAATTTGTAATTCCTCTGGCCAAGTATAATAAAGCTATGTATGCACAAGTTTCACTAGGCATGCGATTTCGGATGATGTTTGAAACAGAGGAGTCTGGAGTCCGTAGGTACATGGGTACAGTAACTGCTGTTAGTGATCTGGACCCCATACGATGGAAGAACTCTCAGTGGCGTAATCTTCAG GTGGGATGGGATGAATCAACTGCCGGGGAACGTCCAAGCAGAGTTTCAATTTGGGATATTGAGCCTGTTGTGACTCCTTTTTATATCTGTCCACCTCCATTTTTCAGGCCCAAGTTCCCTAAACAGCCAAGTTTTCCTG GTGATGAATCTGATATTGAAAATGCATTAAAGAGGGGGATGCCTTGGATCAGCGATGAGTTCGGTCTAAAAGATGCTCCAAGTTCAATATTCCCTGGACTAAGCTTGGTACAATGGATGAGTATGCAACAGAACAATCATAATCCTGTTGCCCAATCCGGACTTCCCAATGTCTTACACAGTAATATTGGCACGGATGACCATTCTAAGTTGTTGAGCTTTCAGTCACCTACACCAGGTCTCCAGTTCAACAAACCAAACCAACTTAATCAGCAATTAGGTCAAATCCAGCAGCCACCATTAGCATGGCCCCAACAACAGCAGCAATCATTACAGTCTCCCGCGAGTGCACAGCAGCACACGCTGCACCAGCAGCAACAGCAACACTCGCTGCAGCAGCAGCCACAACCACAACCACAACCACAGCTTCTCCAGCAAGCACAGCAGCAACTGCATCAACAACAACGTGGACCCCAGCAGCAACAGTTAACCGTGAATTCGCCACCAGTAAATCATTGTGTATCCCCTAACCAGCTACCAAACCAAAGTTTTCCACAAGCTTCGATATATGCTCAGCTTCAGCAGCAACAGTTACTATCAGTCAGTAACCAATCACAGCTAAATGTTCCAAACAATAGAAATCCATTTCCTTCAACATCCTTGGCACAAGACTTTCCCTTTCAGCAACAAGCGACCCAGCAGTCTAACCTCTTGCAAAAATCCCAGCAGCAGCAGCAGACAATACTGCAGCAAGCTCCACTACAATTGTTGCAACAGAGTTTGATGCAGAGGCCACAAGTACAGACATCGTCACAGCAGAGCCTTACGGAGCAGCAGCTTCAACTACAGCTTCTTAATAAACTgcagcagcaacaacagcaacagcagcaacaaGCACAGCAATTATCTCATGTAAATTCTACTCTAGAGCCACGTATGCCCCAGCAACAACAGAACCGGCAACCACAAGATCTCCAGTTTGGTCATCAGCAATTGAGTTCCAACATCATGACCACAGCCACACATCTACAGTCACCTCAACATGCTTTCAACCAACTCCAAGGCCAGAACAAATCCCCTATAACAATCAAAGCCTTTTCTGGTGCTACAGATGGAGATGCTCCTTCATGTTCAACCTCTCCTTCTACAAATAATTTTCAAGTTTCACCACCAAACTTCTTGACCAGGAACCAAGGGCAAGCCATACTGGTGGATGAGTCGGTAGTTGATCCTTCACAAGAGCAAAACAAATCCGAATTTCGAATGAAACACGAGTTACCCTTCTCAAAAAGTTCGGAGCAGTCTAAAAACAAAGGTAATGGTACTGAGAACTTAGAGGCAGCCTCATCGACAACATCATACGGGTTGGATTCTAGTGGCTTCAACTTTTCATTGCCTGCATTATGTGCTGAAGGTGATGTTCAATCACATTCTAGGAACAGTCTTCCTTCTGCAGCAAATATAGATGGATTGACCCCGGATGCTTTGCTGTCAAGGGATTATGATTCCCGAAAGGATATGCAAAACCTGTTCTCTGCTTTTGGAAATACCCCTAGGGACATAGAAACTGAATTGTCTGCTGCCGGGATCAGTTCTCAACAATTTGGTGTGCCAAACATGTCATACAAGCCAAGATGTTCCAATGATCTCGCTGTTAATGACAATGGTGTTCTGAATAATAATTCATGGACGAATCAGACTCAGCGCATGAGAACATATACTAAG GTTCAAAAACGAGGCTCTGTGGGAAGAACAATAGATGTCACTCGTTACAAAGGCTATGAGGAACTAAGGCATGATCTAGCACGTATGTTCGGAATTGAGGGACAGCTTGAAGATCCTCAAAGAACTGAATGGAAGCTTGTGTATGTAGACAATGAGAATGATATACTGCTTGTTGGTGACGATCCTTGGGA GGAATTCGTGAGCTGTGTTCAGAGCGTCAAAATCTTGTCTTCTGCTGAAGTGCAGCAAATGAGTTTGGATGGGGATTTAGGTAATGTGCCAGTACCAAACCAAGCTAGCAGTGGCACTGACAGTGGTAATGCATGGAGGGGACACTACGATGACAACTCTGCTGCATCATTTAATCGATGA